A genomic segment from uncultured Marinifilum sp. encodes:
- a CDS encoding 2-hydroxyacid dehydrogenase, whose translation MKVLFIDSTHPRLLEMLQDAGFDCTYAPEKNKEELLKIFPEFDGFIIRSKFKLTKVELNLATKLKFIGRVGAGLENIDLEFAESKGIRCFNAPEGNRDAVGEHAVGMLLSLFNNLCRCNWEVRNGKWRREENRGIEIKGKTIGIIGYGNMGGAFAQRLKGFGCKVIAYDKYKFDYSDEFCEEKQLEDLFEQCDILSLHVPQTEETMFMVNDEFLKKFKKPIYLINTARGKVVKIADLVKNLESGQVKGACLDVLEFEKTSFEDLHASELPAEFQYLIESEQVLLSPHVGGWTHESNIKLSEVIAQKIINEFAS comes from the coding sequence ATGAAAGTACTATTTATAGATTCAACCCATCCTCGTTTGTTAGAAATGTTACAGGATGCCGGTTTTGATTGCACTTATGCTCCAGAGAAAAACAAAGAAGAATTGTTGAAAATATTTCCTGAATTCGATGGTTTTATTATTCGTAGTAAATTTAAACTTACCAAAGTAGAGTTGAATTTAGCTACAAAGCTAAAATTTATTGGTAGAGTTGGAGCAGGACTGGAAAATATTGATCTTGAATTTGCTGAAAGTAAAGGAATTAGATGTTTTAATGCCCCCGAAGGAAACCGCGATGCGGTTGGAGAACATGCAGTTGGAATGCTTTTAAGCTTATTCAATAATTTATGCCGCTGCAATTGGGAAGTAAGAAATGGAAAATGGCGTAGAGAAGAAAACCGAGGAATAGAAATTAAAGGTAAAACCATTGGAATTATTGGTTACGGAAACATGGGTGGTGCTTTTGCCCAACGCCTAAAGGGTTTTGGCTGCAAAGTAATTGCCTACGACAAATACAAATTCGATTACTCGGATGAATTTTGTGAAGAAAAACAATTAGAAGATCTATTTGAACAATGTGATATTCTTAGTTTACACGTTCCACAAACCGAAGAAACAATGTTTATGGTGAATGATGAGTTTTTGAAAAAATTCAAAAAACCAATTTACCTAATTAATACCGCTCGTGGAAAAGTTGTAAAAATTGCCGATTTGGTTAAAAACCTTGAATCGGGACAAGTAAAAGGCGCTTGCCTAGATGTATTAGAATTTGAAAAAACTTCTTTCGAAGATTTGCATGCTTCGGAACTTCCTGCCGAATTTCAATATTTAATTGAATCGGAACAAGTTTTGCTTAGTCCGCACGTTGGTGGCTGGACTCACGAATCGAACATTAAACTTTCAGAAGTTATAGCTCAAAAAATAATTAATGAGTTTGCTTCCTAA
- the metF gene encoding methylenetetrahydrofolate reductase [NAD(P)H]: MKVIEHLNQAIENKTTHFSFELLPPLRGNSIYKVFNTIEKLKEFDPKYINITAHRDEVVFVESKNGGFEKKVTRKRPGTVAVAAAIKNEYKITVVPHVICNGFTPEETENALLDLNFLDIHDLLLLRGDSSSRHDFVNNSGEHKYALDLINQVKDINNGDFLDGTHVEPFTTPFSFGTAGYPEKHEEAPNLDSDIYHLKKKIDAGADYIVTQMFFDNQKYFDFVKRVRAAGITVPIVPGIKPISALSQLTVLPQIFKTDIPEALAAEVRKCKTNDDVKQVGVEWGINQGKELIKHGVPSLHFYTLMASNCVRDIAKAIY, from the coding sequence ATGAAAGTAATCGAACATTTAAATCAGGCAATTGAGAATAAAACCACACATTTCTCTTTTGAATTGTTGCCACCTTTAAGAGGAAACAGCATATATAAAGTTTTTAATACCATCGAAAAGCTAAAGGAGTTCGATCCTAAATATATTAATATTACAGCTCATCGCGATGAGGTAGTATTTGTGGAATCGAAAAATGGAGGTTTTGAGAAAAAAGTTACGCGTAAACGTCCGGGAACAGTTGCTGTTGCAGCTGCAATAAAAAACGAATATAAAATTACAGTGGTTCCTCACGTAATTTGTAACGGATTTACTCCCGAAGAAACCGAAAATGCCTTACTCGATTTAAATTTTCTGGATATTCACGACTTATTATTACTACGTGGAGACTCTTCTTCTCGTCACGATTTTGTTAATAATTCAGGAGAACACAAGTATGCTTTAGATTTAATAAATCAGGTTAAGGATATTAATAATGGTGATTTTTTAGATGGTACTCATGTTGAACCTTTTACAACTCCTTTTTCTTTTGGTACAGCCGGATATCCCGAAAAACATGAGGAGGCACCTAATTTAGATTCCGATATCTATCATTTGAAAAAGAAAATTGATGCTGGTGCCGATTATATTGTAACGCAAATGTTTTTCGATAATCAGAAATATTTCGATTTCGTAAAAAGAGTGCGAGCAGCAGGAATTACGGTACCTATTGTTCCGGGAATTAAACCAATATCAGCTTTAAGCCAGTTAACAGTGCTTCCACAGATTTTTAAAACCGATATTCCTGAAGCTTTAGCTGCCGAAGTTCGAAAATGTAAAACCAATGATGATGTTAAACAGGTTGGTGTAGAGTGGGGTATCAATCAGGGAAAAGAATTAATTAAACACGGTGTTCCTTCATTGCACTTTTATACTTTAATGGCTTCGAATTGTGTGCGAGATATTGCAAAAGCTATATATTAA
- the metH gene encoding methionine synthase, producing MKQKNIRIQEALQRQILVLDGAMGTMIQSYKLNESDFRGERFANFPNDQKGHNDLLSLTQPQIIKDIHLQFLKAGANIIETNTFNANAISLLDYGLQDLVYELNVQSAKIAREAVNEINSLDPKTYRWVAGAIGPTNKTTSMSPKVEDPGYRDVGFDDLVLVYSEQIKGLLDGGVDVLLIETIFDTLNAKAAVFAADKIMEERKMDVPIMISGTITDKSGRTLSGQTLEAFVTSMKNDRLLSIGLNCAFGAKDLVPFIQQLDNLLPIYVSVYPNAGLPNELGEYDETPETMRSDLGELLEGKKINIVGGCCGTRPEHIKALADAVKNAAPRKIPVVENETRLSGLEMLRINSLSNFVNVGERTNVAGSRKFARLIREEKYEEALSIARSQVENGAQIIDVNMDDAMLDAEKEMDVFLKLLVSEPEISRVPIMIDSSKWSVLETGLKCVQGKSIVNSISLKEGEEEFIKYATKIKRYGAAAVVMAFDEKGQADTYERRIEICGKAYKILTEKVGFAPEDIIFDPNVLAIATGIEEHNNYAVDFIKTVKWIKANLPYAKISGGISNLSFSFRGNNTVREAMHSVFLYHAIKEGLDMGIVNPGMLQIYDEIEPKLLEKVEDVVLNRKADATEILIEFAEGLKSEGKSQAKVDAWREKSCADRLSYSLVKGITDYIDEDVEEARKNYPRALDVIEQPLMDGMNVVGELFGDGKMFLPQVVKSARVMKKAVAYLQPFIEEEKNSLTDTKNAGKILMATVKGDVHDIGKNIVDVVLGCNNFEVIDLGVMVPCSQILEVAKKENVDAIGLSGLITPSLEEMCFVAEEMKREGFDIPLVVGGATTSVLHTAVKVEPNYQHGVVHVTDASKSVGIFKQLCDKNKRANFLEKIKQDYQQVRDEHANKKPVEYYKLTEARANKEAIDWNTSPIYKPKKTGLQVQKNFSVNEIRKYIDWTFFFVAWELKCMYPEIMSDPNLKDEAKKLFDDANKMLDQIEKENLLEASAVYGLFPANAIGDDIVLYSSEEKNEELTRFTQIRQQEKFAKGLSSLCLSDFVAPLESGKTDYVGAFVVTAGLGIEKSLKKFAENHDDYNSIMIKILADRLAEAYTELLHEQIRKEDWGYAKEENLEMEEMLREKYQGIRPAFGYPSLPEHSEKKVLWDFLDVEKNIGAKLTENFAMYPAASVSGLIFAHPEAIYFSIDKIKEDQLKDYADRKAISEDKARKLLTSILQ from the coding sequence ATGAAGCAAAAAAATATAAGAATACAGGAAGCTTTACAAAGACAAATTTTGGTGTTAGATGGAGCCATGGGAACAATGATTCAGTCTTATAAATTAAATGAGTCTGATTTTAGAGGAGAACGATTTGCTAATTTCCCAAACGATCAAAAAGGTCATAACGATTTATTGAGTTTAACTCAGCCGCAAATTATTAAGGATATTCACCTTCAGTTTTTAAAAGCTGGCGCCAATATTATAGAAACCAATACTTTTAATGCCAATGCCATTTCATTATTAGATTATGGATTGCAGGATTTGGTTTATGAGCTAAATGTGCAATCCGCAAAAATTGCACGCGAAGCTGTTAATGAAATAAATAGTCTCGATCCAAAAACCTATCGTTGGGTGGCAGGAGCAATAGGACCAACTAATAAAACTACTTCAATGTCGCCAAAGGTGGAAGATCCGGGATACCGCGATGTTGGTTTTGATGATTTGGTTCTTGTTTATTCTGAACAGATAAAAGGCTTGTTAGATGGTGGAGTTGATGTTTTATTAATAGAAACGATTTTCGATACGCTTAATGCCAAAGCAGCCGTTTTTGCTGCCGATAAGATAATGGAAGAGAGAAAAATGGATGTTCCAATTATGATTTCGGGAACCATTACCGACAAAAGTGGAAGAACTCTTTCGGGTCAAACATTAGAGGCTTTTGTTACTTCCATGAAAAACGACAGATTGTTGAGTATTGGTTTAAATTGTGCTTTTGGAGCAAAAGATTTAGTACCATTTATTCAGCAGTTAGATAATTTACTTCCTATTTATGTGAGTGTTTATCCTAATGCGGGTTTGCCTAACGAGTTGGGAGAATACGATGAAACACCCGAAACCATGCGAAGCGATTTAGGAGAATTGCTCGAAGGAAAGAAAATTAATATTGTTGGTGGTTGTTGTGGAACGCGCCCAGAGCATATTAAAGCTTTGGCCGATGCGGTAAAAAATGCAGCACCCAGAAAAATTCCGGTGGTCGAGAACGAAACTCGCTTAAGCGGATTGGAGATGTTACGAATTAACTCCCTAAGTAATTTTGTGAATGTTGGAGAACGTACCAATGTTGCAGGATCGCGTAAATTTGCTCGATTAATTCGTGAAGAAAAATACGAAGAGGCTCTTTCTATTGCTCGTTCTCAGGTCGAAAATGGTGCTCAAATTATTGATGTAAACATGGATGATGCCATGTTGGATGCTGAAAAAGAAATGGATGTATTCCTGAAATTATTGGTGTCCGAACCCGAAATTTCTCGTGTTCCAATAATGATCGATTCCTCGAAATGGTCGGTTCTGGAAACAGGCTTAAAATGCGTACAGGGAAAAAGTATTGTAAATTCCATATCCTTAAAAGAAGGAGAAGAGGAGTTTATTAAATATGCTACAAAAATAAAGCGATATGGAGCTGCTGCCGTAGTAATGGCATTCGATGAAAAAGGTCAGGCTGATACCTACGAGCGCCGAATAGAAATATGCGGTAAAGCCTATAAAATATTAACCGAAAAAGTGGGTTTTGCACCCGAAGATATTATTTTCGACCCTAATGTATTGGCAATTGCCACAGGAATAGAAGAGCACAATAATTATGCTGTAGATTTTATAAAGACCGTAAAATGGATTAAAGCCAATCTACCTTACGCTAAAATTAGTGGAGGAATTAGTAATTTATCTTTTTCTTTTCGTGGAAATAATACTGTTCGCGAGGCTATGCACTCGGTTTTCTTGTATCATGCCATAAAAGAAGGTTTGGATATGGGAATTGTAAATCCGGGAATGTTGCAGATTTATGATGAAATTGAACCAAAATTATTAGAAAAAGTAGAAGATGTTGTGTTGAATCGTAAAGCAGATGCAACCGAAATTCTCATAGAGTTTGCCGAAGGATTAAAGTCGGAAGGAAAATCGCAGGCAAAAGTAGATGCCTGGAGAGAAAAATCTTGCGCAGATCGTTTGTCGTACTCATTAGTAAAAGGAATTACCGATTATATCGATGAGGATGTTGAAGAAGCCAGAAAAAATTATCCTCGCGCTTTGGATGTTATCGAACAACCTTTAATGGATGGAATGAATGTAGTAGGGGAGTTGTTTGGCGACGGAAAAATGTTCTTGCCTCAAGTTGTAAAATCGGCAAGAGTAATGAAAAAGGCTGTTGCTTATCTTCAGCCATTTATCGAAGAGGAAAAGAATAGTTTAACCGACACTAAAAATGCAGGAAAAATATTAATGGCTACCGTTAAAGGTGATGTTCACGATATAGGTAAAAATATTGTTGATGTTGTTTTAGGCTGTAATAATTTTGAAGTAATCGATTTGGGTGTTATGGTTCCTTGTTCGCAGATTTTAGAAGTAGCCAAAAAAGAAAATGTCGATGCTATCGGGTTAAGTGGTTTAATAACACCTTCGCTCGAAGAAATGTGTTTTGTGGCAGAAGAAATGAAACGTGAAGGATTCGATATTCCTTTAGTAGTGGGAGGAGCAACGACATCGGTATTGCACACGGCAGTTAAGGTAGAACCAAATTATCAGCATGGGGTTGTGCATGTTACCGACGCATCTAAATCGGTTGGTATATTTAAGCAACTTTGCGATAAAAATAAGCGTGCTAATTTTCTTGAGAAAATAAAGCAAGACTATCAGCAAGTTAGAGACGAACATGCCAATAAAAAACCGGTAGAATATTATAAATTGACCGAAGCCAGAGCAAATAAGGAAGCTATAGACTGGAATACTTCACCTATTTATAAGCCTAAGAAAACAGGACTACAGGTTCAGAAAAATTTCTCGGTAAATGAGATTCGTAAATATATCGATTGGACTTTTTTCTTTGTTGCCTGGGAGCTAAAATGTATGTATCCCGAAATTATGTCCGATCCAAACTTGAAGGATGAGGCCAAAAAGTTATTCGACGATGCAAATAAAATGCTCGACCAAATAGAGAAAGAGAACTTATTGGAAGCAAGTGCGGTTTATGGTCTTTTTCCAGCCAATGCTATTGGCGACGATATTGTTCTATATTCTAGCGAGGAGAAAAACGAAGAGTTAACTCGATTTACTCAGATTCGTCAGCAGGAAAAATTTGCAAAAGGCTTAAGTAGCCTGTGTTTGAGCGATTTTGTAGCTCCTTTAGAATCGGGAAAGACAGATTATGTGGGTGCTTTTGTTGTAACCGCAGGTTTAGGTATTGAGAAAAGCCTGAAAAAATTTGCCGAAAATCATGATGATTACAACAGCATAATGATTAAAATATTAGCCGATCGTTTAGCCGAAGCTTATACCGAGCTGCTTCACGAGCAAATCCGTAAAGAAGATTGGGGATACGCAAAAGAAGAAAACTTGGAAATGGAAGAGATGCTTAGAGAAAAATATCAGGGAATTCGTCCTGCTTTTGGATACCCATCTTTACCAGAGCATTCCGAAAAAAAGGTTCTTTGGGATTTTCTTGATGTAGAAAAAAATATCGGAGCAAAATTAACCGAGAATTTTGCAATGTATCCGGCAGCTTCGGTAAGCGGACTAATTTTTGCTCATCCTGAAGCCATTTATTTTTCTATCGATAAAATAAAGGAAGATCAGTTGAAAGATTATGCTGATCGCAAAGCAATATCAGAAGATAAAGCAAGAAAATTGCTAACTTCAATTTTACAGTAA